One genomic region from Chelmon rostratus isolate fCheRos1 chromosome 11, fCheRos1.pri, whole genome shotgun sequence encodes:
- the LOC121614077 gene encoding fibulin-7 produces MTLSFQHRCLLLLCLTVIHSGHAAVQTCMDKHQVVGVLRQMEKFLKGQEMRFTEGLRIMKSKLATLQNSVSKLPQADQSAAPTTCPSLEAPAHGTKFGSKYFAGHEVHFTCSQGYHLVGSATRVCRDNGTWTGIGAICKDISECASNPCQNGGTCVEGVNQYKCTCPQNWSGSHCQHQTQTAPPEWSVMNDPAFSRRPRCAQVNRAQHCSCDAGFHMSGTSDNSICQDVNECEVYRLDQGGKLCVHECVNVPGSYHCSCPRGYKLLPDGRSCEDVDECLSQQHNCSRGTTCINTGGGFQCVNPECPRSHGNISYVKTSPFQCERNPCPMDSRSCHLAPKTVSFHYLSLPSNPQTPATLFRMATAAAPGRTGPDSLRFGIVGGNSRGIFVMQRSDRQTGELILVQQLRGPQEISVDVDMSEYSDRTFQAKHVARVHVLVSPYSF; encoded by the exons ATGACACTGTCTTTCCAACACAGGTGTTtgcttttgctgtgtttgacagTTATCCACAGTGGTCATGCTGCCGTTCAG ACGTGCATGGATAAGCACCAGGTGGTTGGGGTCCTTCGTCAAATGGAGAAGTTTCTGAAAGGCCAGGAGATGCGGTTTACAGAGGGCCTCAGGATCATGAAGTCAAAGCTGGCAACGCTGCAGAACTCCGTCTCCAAGCTGCCTCAAGCAGACCAGTCAGCTG CTCCCACCACCTGCCCCTCTCTGGAAGCCCCCGCTCATGGAACCAAGTTTGGCTCAAAGTACTTTGCTGGACATGAGGTCCATTTCACTTGTTCCCAGGGCTACCATCTTGTCGGTTCTGCCACGCGTGTCTGCCGGGACAATGGCACCTGGACCGGCATCGGTGCCATCTGTAAAG ATATAAGTGAGTGTGCAAGTAATCCCTGCCAGAATGGAGGCACCTGTGTGGAAGGTGTTAACCAGTACAAATGCACCTGCCCCCAGAACTGGAGTGGCTCTCACTGCCAGCACCAAACCCAGACAG CGCCACCCGAGTGGAGTGTTATGAATGATCCAGCATTCAGCCGGAGACCTCGCTGTGCCCAAGTGAACCGAGCCCAGCACTGCAGCTGCGATGCGGGCTTTCACATGAGTGGCACCTCTGACAACAGTATCTGTCAGG ATGTAAACGAGTGTGAAGTGTACCGGCTGGACCAAGGAGGGAAGCTGTGTGTCCATGAGTGTGTGAACGTCCCAGGCTCGTACCACTGCTCCTGCCCCAGAGGCTACAAGTTGCTCCCGGACGGGCGGAGCTGTGAGG ATGTGGACGAGTGTTTAAGCCAGCAGCACAACTGTAGCCGCGGGACAACTTGTATCAACACGGGGGGAGGCTTTCAGTGTGTCAACCCAGAGTGCCCCCGTTCTCATGGCAACATCAGCTACGTCAAGACATCTCCCTT TCAGTGTGAGAGAAACCCCTGCCCCATGGACAGCCGCTCCTGCCACCTGGCCCCTAAGACCGTGTCCTTCCACTACCTGTCTCTGCCTTCCAACCCGCAGACCCCTGCCACGCTGTTCCGCATGGCGACCGCCGCCGCCCCGGGGCGCACCGGGCCAGACAGCCTGCGCTTCGGCATCGTGGGCGGAAACTCCCGAGGCATCTTCGTCATGCAGcgttcagacagacagaccggtGAGCTGATACTGGTCCAGCAGCTGCGTGGGCCGCAGGAGATCAGCGTTGATGTGGACATGTCCGAGTACAGCGACCGCACCTTTCAGGCCAAGCACGTGGCCAGGGTGCACGTTCTGGTTTCACCTTATAGCTTCTGA